The following nucleotide sequence is from Micromonospora sp. WMMD1120.
CTGCCGGCCGACGACGGTGACTTCCTCGGTGACGTACGCCGCCGGCTGCTGGTCCGCCCGGGGATGACCGGCCTGTGGCAGGTCTCCGGCCGCTCCGACCTGTCCTGGGACGAGTCGGTCCGCCTGGACCTCTACTACGTCGACAACTGGTCGCTGGCGTACGACCTCAGCATCCTGTGGCGCACCGTCGGTGTGGTGCTCGCCCGCAAGGGCGCGTACTAGCCCTGTCGCGAGGCTTGGGGCCACCGGTGTGACAGCCGGTGGCCGCGCCGAATCGGGATTGCCGCACAGTAGCGATAAGGTGACCAACGGCAACCAGGGCAAAAAAACGGCCCCCGATCGGGGGCCGTTCCTGCCGTATCTCTCGGCGTCGTATGTGCCCACCATACACCAACCCCGAGAACCAGAGGGGTGGACGTGGCCACAGTCGCCGCCTACATCGATGGCTTCAACCTGTATTACGGGATGAAGAACAAGTACGGCCGCAAGCACCTGTGGCTCGACGTCGTCGAACTCGTGCGCAAACTCAGACCCAAGGACACCGTCACCGGGGTCCACTACTTCTCAGCCATAGTCAAGAACGAGCCTGCCGCCGCTCAGAACCAGACCAGCTACATCGATGCCATGAAAATCCGCAACGGCGGGCTGCTCACTGTGCATCTCGGGCGATTCAAGGAGCGGACGATCAAAGATTGCCGCCGCTGCGGACAGAGCTACACCTGCGGCTGCGGCCGGCAGTACAGGAGCTTCGAGGAGAAGGGGACCGACGTCGCACTCGGTGCGATGATGGTCGCCGACGCTGCCCTCCGCATCGCGGACACAACCCTGCTCATCAGCGCTGACACCGATCTCGCCCCAGCGCTGTCCACGGTACGGGCGGTGAACCCCGCCCAGCGGATCTACCTCGCTATGCCACCTGGCAACACCAAGGCATCCAGCCATTTGACCAGCATCGGCGATCTCGGTCAGTTCTTCATTCGCGAGCAAGCTCTGCGGGACGCCCAGTTGCCCAACATCGTCGCGGACCCCGCGACGGGGCGCAGCTACACCCGCCCTGCGAAGTGGAGCTGAGGGTCCCTACACTTGTCAGCCGCCCTTCCGTGCCGGCCGGGTGGTGGACCCCGACCTGTCGTACCCGATGGGGTGGGGCTTGGCTGGTCGGCCCGCACCGGCGAGGATCGCTGCGTGGCTGCCAACCTCTCCGCCGTGGTCGGTGTCGTCTCGCTCGTCACCGCGCTGACCGCTGCCCTGTTGGCGGTGCTGCGGTTGCGGGCCCGCCGGGGCATCGCCACCGCCACCCAGCGGGCCACCTACGAGGTGTTGCACACCGCCGGCCTGGCCGCCGAGCCGCTGCGGGCCGGCCTGAGCGCGGCGGGCGCGGCGAAGGCCGTACGCCATCTCCGGGCCCTGGTGGGCGCGGTCGGGCTGGCGCTCACCGACGCCGACCGGCTGCTGGCCCACGACGGGCGCGGCACGCACCACGGCGGGCAACTGCTCGCGGCGGCCCAGCGGACGGTGACCACCGGCCGGTCGTCGGTGCTGGGTGAGCGGGACCTGCACTGCGACCGGGTGGACTGCCCGATCCGGGGCGCGGTGGTGGCGCCCTTGCAGGGGGCCGACGGTCGGGTGGTCGGCGCGCTGGTGGCGGTCGCCGACAGCCCACCGCCGCCCGGGTTGGTGCAGGCCACCCTGGAGACGGCGCACTGGGCCGGCAACCAGCTCGCCCTGGCCGAGCTGGACTCGTCCCGGGAGCGCCTGGCCCGGGCGGAGATCCGGGCGTTGCGGGCGCAGATCAGCCCGCACTTCATCTACAACGCGCTGACCGCCATCGGCTCGTTCGTCCGCACCGATCCGGAGCGGGCCCGGGAGTTGATCCTGGAGTTCGCGGAGTTCACCAGGTACTCGTTCCGGGCGCACGGCGAGTTCACCACGCTCGCCGAGGAGTTGCGGTCGATCGACCGCTACCTGACCATCGAGCGGGCCCGGTTCGGCGACCGGTTGCAGGTGCGGTTGCAGATCGCCCCCGAGGTGCTGCCGGTGACGCTGCCGTTCCTCTGCCTCCAGCCGCTGGTGGAGAACGCGGTTCGCCACGGGTTGTCCCGCAAGCCGGGCACGGGCATGGTGAGCATCGAGGCCCAGGACGCGGGCGCCGAGTGCCACATCACGGTGGAGGACGACGGAGTGGGAATGGATCCGACCACGTTGACCGCCGGCATCGCCGAGCTGGCCCGCAGCACCGGCGACCCGGGCGACGACACCGGCCAGCACGTCGGCCTCTCCAACGTCGACGAGCGGCTGCGGTCGGTCTTCGGGGACCGGTTCGGCCTGGTCGTGGAGACCGGGTTGGGCTCGGGCACGAAGGTCAGCATGCGGGTGCCGAAGTTCCACCCGGGTGTACGGGCCGGTTCGTGAGCGAGCGAACCGGGACGGGCGCTGTCAACGCGTCGGGTTTCCTCAGGGTGCTGGCGGTGGACGACGAGCCGCCCGCGCTCGACGAGTTGGCGTACCACCTGCGGGCCGACCCCCGGGTGGCCCGGCTGCACACGGCCGGGGACGCCACCGAGGCGCTGCGGCTGTTGCGCGACGGTGACGTGGACGTGGTCTTCCTGGACATCCGGATGCCCGGCCTGGACGGCATGGAGCTGGCCCGGGTGCTGCGCCGCTTCGCCCGGCCACCGGCGATCGTGTTCGTCACCGCGTACGACGACGGCGCTGTGGACGCCTTCGACCTGGGCGCCACCGACTACGTCCGGAAGCCGGTACGCGCCGAGCGGCTGGCCGAGTCGTTGCGCCGGGTGATCGGCTCGCGGGTGGTGCCGTCGCACCCGGCGGCGCTGGCCCGCGCGGAGGAGGACCCGACCATCCCGATCGAGCTGGCCGGCACCACCCGCATGCTGCCCCGCTCGGCGGTGCGCTGGGTGGAGGCGCAGGGGGACTACGCCCGGCTGCACAC
It contains:
- a CDS encoding NYN domain-containing protein produces the protein MATVAAYIDGFNLYYGMKNKYGRKHLWLDVVELVRKLRPKDTVTGVHYFSAIVKNEPAAAQNQTSYIDAMKIRNGGLLTVHLGRFKERTIKDCRRCGQSYTCGCGRQYRSFEEKGTDVALGAMMVADAALRIADTTLLISADTDLAPALSTVRAVNPAQRIYLAMPPGNTKASSHLTSIGDLGQFFIREQALRDAQLPNIVADPATGRSYTRPAKWS
- a CDS encoding LytTR family DNA-binding domain-containing protein; the protein is MSERTGTGAVNASGFLRVLAVDDEPPALDELAYHLRADPRVARLHTAGDATEALRLLRDGDVDVVFLDIRMPGLDGMELARVLRRFARPPAIVFVTAYDDGAVDAFDLGATDYVRKPVRAERLAESLRRVIGSRVVPSHPAALARAEEDPTIPIELAGTTRMLPRSAVRWVEAQGDYARLHTAEGSHLVRVSLATLAERWADAGFVRVHRSYLVQLKLIAELRLVNSGYVVVIDSTELPVSRRHTRELKDKLVRAAKQDWSR
- a CDS encoding histidine kinase; this encodes MAANLSAVVGVVSLVTALTAALLAVLRLRARRGIATATQRATYEVLHTAGLAAEPLRAGLSAAGAAKAVRHLRALVGAVGLALTDADRLLAHDGRGTHHGGQLLAAAQRTVTTGRSSVLGERDLHCDRVDCPIRGAVVAPLQGADGRVVGALVAVADSPPPPGLVQATLETAHWAGNQLALAELDSSRERLARAEIRALRAQISPHFIYNALTAIGSFVRTDPERARELILEFAEFTRYSFRAHGEFTTLAEELRSIDRYLTIERARFGDRLQVRLQIAPEVLPVTLPFLCLQPLVENAVRHGLSRKPGTGMVSIEAQDAGAECHITVEDDGVGMDPTTLTAGIAELARSTGDPGDDTGQHVGLSNVDERLRSVFGDRFGLVVETGLGSGTKVSMRVPKFHPGVRAGS